In Flavobacteriales bacterium TMED191, the DNA window ATTTTACGAATTTGAATTTTAAAACAATTCAAAATAGTCTTCAGGATTGCGAACTAAATAATCAATTTCTTCATCAATTACCCTAGAAACAAATTGTCTTATTTTATCTAATTTAGATTCATCAATATTTTCTATTGAGGACATATAGTCTAAAGATTTATTCAAAATCTTTTCGTATTCAACTAATGTATCCTTTTCTTTTGAAACTAATAAATCATTTAAAATTTTATCCATGAGTCAATTAAATTAGAAATTATGACATACTTTAAATATATGAAATTATTTATTTATTGTTATTAATGTTATCTTTTTTTTATAGACCACGTTACTTTAAATTCCGAAACACAAACTCCACTAGTATCGTATCCTCTTGATCTCATAATACATTTTTGAGGTTGGTTAGTCTCTTCTGCCTTTTTTAATGAAGTTAATATCCTACCACCATCTGCACATAAAAATCTAATTTTAGTAACTGCTTTTTTATGGTAAATTGACTCAAAATTAGTTACTATAATAGACGTATTTTTATTGCTTCGATGAACAAAAACAAGTGCACCTGTGGATAATTCAGCGGCCATGGCTTGAACTGCAAAATACATTGATTTAAAAGGGTTTTTGTTCAAAAAATTGAAAGGTACTGTCACTTCACATTGTTTATCATCCAAGGATTTAACTCTTATTCCAGAAATAAAACCCATAGGCAATTTCCAAATCAGAAAAAAAATAAATCTCCATGACGTAAATTGATTTACAATTTTAATTTGTTGGATAGAGAGGGAATTCATATTAATAACATTTAAATTTTAAACAATATAAGAAATACAGTTTTTAAAATCCACAATTGTTTATCTTAAGAACAATTTTCATTATTTTTATTTTTTAAAAAACCCAAGCTTGAAACAAAACAAAATAACACTTAAACAATTCCAACTAGAAGTTTTAAAAGACTTTCAAACTATTTGTGAGAGTAGAGAAGCTAGCTTGGTGGGTAGAAAAGAAGTTTTAACTGGTAAAGCAAAGTTTGGAATATTTGGTGATGGAAAAGAATTAGCACAAATAGCGATGGCTAAAACTTTTCAACATGGTGATTTTCGATCAGGATATTATAGAGATCAAACATTTATGATGGCAATTGGAGAGTTAAGTTTAGACTCATTCTTCTACCAACTGTATTCAGAGACCGATTTAAC includes these proteins:
- a CDS encoding DUF4442 domain-containing protein, coding for MNSLSIQQIKIVNQFTSWRFIFFLIWKLPMGFISGIRVKSLDDKQCEVTVPFNFLNKNPFKSMYFAVQAMAAELSTGALVFVHRSNKNTSIIVTNFESIYHKKAVTKIRFLCADGGRILTSLKKAEETNQPQKCIMRSRGYDTSGVCVSEFKVTWSIKKR